The following proteins come from a genomic window of Nicotiana tomentosiformis chromosome 12, ASM39032v3, whole genome shotgun sequence:
- the LOC104111241 gene encoding dehydration-responsive element-binding protein 1E-like, with protein MTNINSVSCSLDSIPANLERDYSQETSSSSSERLSSSLDEGIILLASSRPKKRAGRKKFKETRHPIYRGVRRRNNNKWVCELREPSKQKRIWLGTYPTPEMAARAHDIAALALRGNSATLNFADSLWRLPVIVSKDPKDLRQAAVKAAEAFRQDPELVGVDYMNEEVNSNDEVKCQENVVNGGGYDMEVKELKMQNKEMENVLCCDWGENSDMLEIEGSWQEKMGLLFSPTPRLGNCFSWDDVESDVEVSLWNYSI; from the coding sequence ATGACTAATATTAACTCAGTTTCGTGCTCGTTAGACTCCATTCCAGCAAATCTAGAGAGAGATTACTCGCAagaaacatcatcatcatcgtccgaACGATTATCATCATCTCTCGACGAAGGAATTATACTATTAGCTTCGAGTCGACCCAAGAAACGTGCAGGGAGAAAGAAGTTCAAGGAAACTCGCCACCCGATTTATAGGGGAGTGAGGAGGAGGAATAATAACAAGTGGGTTTGCGAGCTACGGGAACCTAGTAAACAAAAAAGAATATGGCTAGGAACTTATCCTACTCCAGAAATGGCAGCTCGAGCTCATGATATAGCTGCATTAGCACTTAGAGGTAATTCCGCTACTCTAAACTTCGCTGACTCCCTTTGGAGGTTGCCAGTGATAGTATCAAAGGATCCTAAGGACTTACGCCAGGCTGCTGTAAAAGCAGCCGAGGCGTTTCGTCAGGATCCTGAGTTGGTTGGAGTCGACTATATGAACGAGGAAGTTAATTCAAATGACGAAGTAAAGTGCCAAGAGAATGTTGTTAATGGAGGTGGGTATGATATGGAGGTTAAGGAATTGAAAATGCAGAATAAGGAGATGGAAAACGTTTTGTGTTGTGATTGGGGAGAAAATAGTGATATGTTGGAGATAGAGGGATCGTGGCAAGAAAAGATGGGGCTTTTGTTTTCTCCAACTCCTCGTTTAGGTAATTGTTTTAGTTGGGATGATGTTGAAAGTGACGTTGAAGTGTCTTTGTGGAATTATAGTATTTGA